From a region of the Gemmatimonadales bacterium genome:
- a CDS encoding UbiA-like polyprenyltransferase: MTAREGQTFAGESLVVRYANLVKLPHTVFALPFALLGVLAASWRAAVTWRVVALVVVAFSAARWVAMAFNRIADRWYDARNPRTQSRELPRGALTPAQAWASVVVAAALFVAAAALLNPLCLALSPVAIAWIMVYSLSKRFTWWPHLWLGLGLAIAPVGGYLAVTGRWSDPAWLLVAIVVGVATWVAGFDIFYAMPDASFDRAHGLRSAVVRLGIPRSILAAKLLHGITIPALALFGWGAGFGGLYYVGLIVAAAILCYEHSLVRPGDLSRLDLAFFTMNGVMSLTVFGFALADRLVA, encoded by the coding sequence GTGACGGCGCGCGAGGGGCAGACGTTCGCGGGCGAATCGCTGGTCGTCCGCTACGCCAATCTGGTCAAGCTGCCGCACACCGTGTTCGCGCTGCCGTTTGCGCTGTTGGGCGTGCTCGCCGCGTCGTGGCGTGCGGCGGTGACGTGGCGCGTGGTGGCGCTCGTCGTGGTGGCGTTCTCGGCCGCGCGCTGGGTGGCAATGGCGTTCAACCGGATCGCCGATCGTTGGTACGATGCCCGGAACCCGCGCACGCAGAGCCGCGAGCTGCCGCGCGGCGCGCTCACACCGGCGCAGGCATGGGCGTCGGTCGTGGTGGCGGCCGCGCTGTTCGTCGCCGCGGCGGCGCTGCTCAATCCGCTCTGCCTCGCATTGAGTCCCGTGGCGATCGCATGGATCATGGTATATAGCCTCTCCAAGCGCTTCACCTGGTGGCCGCACCTCTGGCTCGGGCTCGGGCTCGCGATCGCGCCGGTGGGCGGCTACCTCGCGGTGACCGGCCGCTGGAGTGACCCGGCGTGGCTGCTCGTCGCCATCGTGGTCGGCGTCGCGACCTGGGTGGCGGGGTTCGACATCTTCTACGCCATGCCGGACGCAAGTTTCGACCGCGCGCATGGGCTCCGGAGTGCGGTCGTGCGGCTCGGCATCCCACGCAGCATCCTCGCGGCCAAGCTCCTTCACGGCATCACGATTCCGGCGCTCGCCTTGTTCGGCTGGGGCGCCGGGTTTGGAGGGCTCTACTACGTGGGGCTCATCGTCGCGGCGGCGATCCTCTGCTACGAGCACAGCCTCGTGCGCCCCGGCGATCTCTCCCGGCTCGACCTCGCGTTCTTCACGATGAACGGCGTTATGTCGCTCACCGTGTTCGGGTTCGCGCTCGCGGACCGGCTCGTCGCGTGA